The proteins below come from a single Aegilops tauschii subsp. strangulata cultivar AL8/78 chromosome 6, Aet v6.0, whole genome shotgun sequence genomic window:
- the LOC109745156 gene encoding ethylene-responsive transcription factor ERF027-like, giving the protein MAEQPSATSSSAAAPPQVQVQAAAEPATELSPGAPASPHSPPVHLGDTVGTTTATALAATSSGEPSPRSTGKHPFYRGIRCRNGKWVSEIREPRKARRIWLGTYPTAEMAAAAYDVAARALRGSDAVLNFPGAAASRPVPASASPEDIRAAAAAAAAAAQLYRPHGSEAPDGTASTAATAEEQRHHGTITSEGAADDRTPQHQMGNEDFMDEEAIFEMPQMLRNMAAGMMMSPPRLSPTASDEWPFPPGAGESLWSYHDP; this is encoded by the coding sequence ATGGCTGAGCAGCCTTCAGCAACCTCCTCGTCTGCTGCTGCTCCTCCTCAGGTGCAAGTGCAAGCTGCTGCTGAACCGGCGACCGAACTTTCCCCGGGTGCTCCTGCCTCGCCCCATTCCCCGCCGGTTCACCTAGGCGACACGGTGGGGACAACGACGGCAACGGCGttggcggcgacgagctccggGGAGCCGTCGCCGCGGTCCACTGGGAAGCACCCCTTCTACCGCGGCATCCGGTGCAGAAACGGCAAGTGGGTCTCCGAGATCCGCGAGCCGCGCAAGGCGCGCCGCATATGGCTCGGAACTTACCCGACGGCCGAGATGGCTGCCGCGGCCTATGACGTGGCCGCCCGCGCGCTGCGCGGCTCCGACGCCGTGCTCAATTTCCCtggcgccgccgcctcgcgcccTGTCCCCGCGTCTGCCTCCCCGGAGGACATACGTGcggccgcagccgcagccgcggCGGCCGCCCAGCTTTACAGGCCGCACGGCAGCGAGGCGCCTGATGGCACTGCTTCGACTGCCGCGACAGCGGAGGAGCAGAGACATCACGGCACAATAACAAGCGAAGGCGCCGCCGATGACCGCACGCCGCAGCATCAGATGGGCAATGAGGACTTCATGGACGAGGAGGCGATCTTCGAGATGCCGCAGATGCTGCGCAACATGGCGGCGGGCATGATGATGAGCCCGCCAAGGCTGAGCCCCACCGCCTCCGACGAGTGGCCGTTCCCGCCGGGGGCGGGGGAGAGCCTGTGGAGCTACCACGATCCCTAG